One segment of Macrotis lagotis isolate mMagLag1 chromosome 1, bilby.v1.9.chrom.fasta, whole genome shotgun sequence DNA contains the following:
- the LOC141510043 gene encoding LOW QUALITY PROTEIN: uncharacterized protein LOC141510043 (The sequence of the model RefSeq protein was modified relative to this genomic sequence to represent the inferred CDS: inserted 1 base in 1 codon; deleted 1 base in 1 codon) produces the protein MPGRRSVSGGGAEAASAHHVRLSANFLPRKRRERRLPLCHPCSFPAQPAEDQDQAPAKSLEAEAMAPGIQRPPPQELMTFKDVAVDFTEEEWGLLDHSQKKLYKEVMLENVQNLLFLDAETRFEVNETATKLRIWGEESGQQRYLSDGPCYFNLREICDSNIKIDKNSKNHCEGDEIRKRTRQFSVLNHCMQMTSGNDYFQDSEYSKCIPEQVELFQPHEKPHERPIYQSNQQEMTIRLSLDVIRHQKNAGKMLYVSNKDRKTFKQNFKLITHQKICSIKEPAEDNECEATLSHHSSLPYHSRFHTEIKRHTCNQCGKTFGLISELIKHQVIHSGKKLYKCNECGQGFCYKSLLIGHQRIHTEEKLFECNHCGKTLTERSILARHQRIHIREKTYECNPCGKISNTASDTTVHQRVFPENKAYNYDQYEKTFTKSSNLAVHQRIHTGEKPFECNQCGKTFQKKCHFAAHQRIHTGEKPNECNQCGKAFRKSSSLGKHQRIHTGEKPFKCNQCGKAFTQKTNFATHQRIHSGEKPYECNQCGKAFTVRGNLVTHQKIHTGEKPFYCHQCGKAFTQSSSLSLHQRIHTGEKPFECNQCEKTFRDSSSLGKHQRVHTGEKPFACNQCGKAFTQRANFATHQRIHSGEKPYECNQCGKSFTLRGNLAAHQKIHTGEKPFECNQCGKTFKYSLSLARHQRIHTGEKPFECNQCGKTFRYSSSLGRHQRIHAGEKFYECEQCGKVFTKSSSLARHQRIHTVKKHFECNHCGKAFIQRASLAKPERNHTEEGPYECNQCGNFRYSSSLTDHEIIHNVEKFYEYNQCKKTFTQNSHLAEHKNSHTEEKPYECNQCGKTFQKNSQLAAHQNIHTGEKPYECEQCGKAFTKSFYLAAHQRIHTGEKPFQCNQCGKAFTQRVSFATHQSIHTGEKPYVCNQCGKAFSVKGNLAAHQRIHSAEKPFECNQCGKTFKYNSSLARHQKIHTGEKPFECNSVETHRTNFAKVERVHDDKQPSHTGEXPSECNQYGKAFPKSFRLLAHQRIHSRGKPNKCLIYDRAFSYYSS, from the exons ATGCCGGGAAGGCGCTCCGTGAGCGGGGGAGGGGCCGAGGCGGCCAGTGCGCATCACGTGCGTCTTTCC GCCAACTTCCTGCctaggaagagaagggaaagacgTCTCCCCCTCTGCCATCCTTGTTCCTTCCCAGCCCAGCCTGCAGAGGACCAAGACCAGGCCCCAGCAAAGAGCCTGGAGGCAGAAGCCATGGCCCCTGGGATCCAGAGACCCCCACCCCAA GAGTTGATGACATTCAAGGATGTAGCTGTGGACTTCACTGAGGAGGAGTGGGGTCTCTTAGACCATTCTCAGAAAAAGCTCTACAAGGAGGTCATGCTGGAGAATGTCCAGAACCTACTCTTCCTAG atGCAGAGACCAGGTTTGAAGTGAATGAGACAGCTACAAAGCTGAGAATTTGGGGGGAAGAATCTGGTCAGCAAAGATACCTAAGTGATGGTCCATGTTACTTCAATTTGAGAGAAATCTGTGACTCTAATATCAAGAtagataaaaattcaaagaatcacTGTGAAGGTGATGAAATTAGAAAGAGAACGAGACAATTTTCAGTCCTAAATCACTGTATGCAAATGACCTCAGGGAATGACTATTTTCAGGATAGCGAATATAGCAAATGCATTCCTGAACAAGTAGAACTTTTTCAACCTCATGAAAAACCTCATGAAAGGCCAATATATCAAAGTAATCAACAAGAAATGACCATTAGATTGAGTTTGGATGTCATTAGACATCAAAAAAATGCTGGAAAAATGCTTTATGTAAGTAATAAAGACAGAAAGACCTTCAAGCAGAACTTTAAACTTATTACTCATCAAAAAATTTGCAGTATAAAGGAGCCTGCTGAAGATAATGAATGTGAAGCAACCTTATCCCATCACTCATCTCTTCCTTACCATTCTAGATTTCATACTGAAATAAAAAGACATacatgtaatcagtgtggaaagacatTTGGTTTGATCTCAGAACTTATTAAACACCAGGTGATTCATTCTGGAAAGAAGCtgtataaatgtaatgaatgtgggcaAGGTTTCTGCTACAAATCACTCCTTATTGgccatcagagaatccacactgaaGAGAAACTTTTTGAATGTAATCACTGTGGAAAAACTTTGACAGAAAGGTCCATTTTAGCtagacatcagagaatccacatcAGAGAGAAAACTTATGAATGTAATCCATGtggaaaaatttcaaatacagcttcagatacTACTGTACATCAGAGAGTCTTCCCTGAGAATAAAGCCTATAATTATGACCAATATGAAAAGACTTTCACAAAGAGTTCCaatcttgctgtacatcagagaatccacactggagagaagccttttgaatgtaatcagtgtggaaagactttccaAAAGAAGTGCCATTTTGCTGcccatcagagaatccacaccgGAGAGAAACCtaatgaatgtaatcagtgtggaaaggctttcagaaAAAGCTCCAGTCTTGGTAAGCATCAGAGGATCcatactggggagaaacctttcaaatgtaatcaatgtggaaaggcttttacgcAGAAGACCAATTTTGCTACACATCAAAGAATTCActctggagaaaaaccttatgaatgtaatcaatgtggaaaggctttcacagTGAGGGGCAATCTTGTTACACATCAAAAGATCCACACCGGAGAGAAACCATTTTATTGTCATCAGTGTGGAAAGGCCTTCACACAAAGCTCTAGTCTTTCattacatcagagaattcatactggagagaaaccttttgaatgtaatcaatgtgaaAAGACTTTCAGAGACAGCTCCAGTCTTGGTAAGCATCAGAGggtccacactggagagaaaccttttgcatgtaatcaatgtggaaaggcttttacacaGAGGGCCAATTTTGCtacacatcagagaattcactctggagaaaaaccttatgaatgtaatcaatgtggaaaatcTTTCACATTGAGGGGCAATCTTGCTGCACATCAAaaaattcacactggagagaaaccttttgaatgtaatcaatgtggaaagactttcaaatACAGTCTTAGTCTTGCTAGACATcaaagaattcacactggagagaaaccttttgaatgcaatcaatgtggaaagactttcagatacAGCTCCAGTCTTGGTAGGCATCAAAGAATTCACGCTGGAGAGAAATTTTATGAATGTGAGCAGTGTGGAAAAGTTTTCACAAAGAGCTCCAGTCTTGCCAGACACCAAAGAATCCACACTGTAAAGAAACATTTTGAATGTAATCattgtggaaaggctttcatTCAGAGAGCCAGTTTAGCCAAACCTGAGAGAAATCACACTGAAGAGggaccttatgaatgtaatcaatgtggaaactTCAGATACAGTTCAAGTCTTACAGATCATGAGATTATTCACAATGTGGagaaattttatgaatataatcaatgt aaaaaaaccTTCACACAAAACTCCCATCTTGCTGAACATAAAAATAGCCACACTGAGGAGAAACCTTacgaatgtaatcaatgtggaaagactttccaAAAGAACTCCCAGCTTGCTGCCCATCAGAatatccacactggagagaagccttatgaatgcgAACAATGTGGGAAGGCTTTCACAAAAAGTTTCTATCTTGCTGCACATCAacgaatccacactggagagaaaccttttcaatgtaatcagtgtggaaaggcttttacccAAAGGGTCAGTTTTGCCACACATCAGAgcatccacactggagagaaaccttatgtatgtaatcagtgtggaaaggctttttcagtaaAGGGCAACCTTgctgcacatcagagaatccactcagcagagaaaccttttgaatgtaatcaatgtggaaagacatTCAAATATAACTCCAGTCTTGCTAGACATCAaaaaatccacactggagagaaaccttttgaatgtaatagTGTGGAGACACATAGGACCAACTTTGCTAAAGTGGAGAGAGTCCATGATGACAAGCAACCTT CCCACACTGGAG AACCTTCTGAATGTAATCAATATGGAAAGGCTTTCCCAAAGAGCTTCAGGCTTCTTGCACATCAGAGAATACATAGTAGAGGGAAACCTAATAAGTGTCTTATATATGACAGAGCTTTTAGTTATTACTCCTCTTAG